The nucleotide sequence ATCTCTATTATTAACAAacatgtttttttcattattttttttgaacgaaaaaaattaataacgacgtgaattataataattattaactcgatatttattagaaaaaccactctcattttgttttcttgATTTACTAGATTTATCTTTTAATGCCATATTTGCATTAATAAGATTTTTCGTAATTTCCTTTTTAGAGTACTCTGTGGGAATTCCTCCCCTTTCAATAACATCATCTactattttaattttttttacggGAGTagttaaattattatacgaacttttattaaatataatttgcTCATATtgaaatgataaaatatcataaatagttataggtatatatatattatttttaacttcaattatttttttaattatattttgaatttcttttgaatatatattaacaagAGGTGATGTAAACATTGTTTGTATTGTTagcatattatttaaaaataaataataatatcttAATTCATATTcactattatatttttctattgcttttgttaataaattttctttttcttgatttattttctccgttattattatgtcGTTATTCTtaaatttgatttttttggaatctaaaatatttttaatatcatttttattcatataattgaTTGAATTATTTGGGTAATTAGTTAGATTCGATATttctattaaatttttatttattttttccaaatttttactttctttacatttattattcaaacattttgatatatttctatttttgttatatttgcTACTTTTGCCATTTTTgctattttcatatataagaCATAGCAAATCTGAACAAATTTCATGAAGAAAATCTATTCTCTTTTCATTATCactgaaatatattttattatttataatataatttctatttttacaaaagtttgtaaatatttcattaaaatcCTTGTTTTCAATTATTTCACATTTATTATCTAACTCATTTATATCTCGGCTTATTTGGTTTAAAATGTCAAAATAGTAGAAGTCATCTATAAATAGCaaaatatcatatttaacaatttcatttctttttctagaaaatattttgtaatatatgGTAGTTAGTAGTTCGTGTACTATATCCAATGAAGTTAtcattttgaatatatttttatctgaTTTAtctatgttttatttttttaatctttatatataacacCAATATTTCGGATTTATATGTACAGTTTTCCCTATTtttgcatataaataaacgGTATGTATGTGtgtatatacaaatatgtatattatatatatgtatatttgttttacaTACAATCTGGGAATATCAAACTAATTGGtatgtaataaataagAAACTATATAAGAatcaatatttttccaaatattaactatattattttattttagttCTTAAGTCACTCCTTATTAAATATAgtcacatatatatatatatatacatgcataatatataaaatggagtaaaaaatatgattcCTATATCAaaagtttatatatttgatataatCCCAGTTATTCCTTGTtaagaatatttaataacaaatttaattatttaaaaaaaataatatttcatctaggttttttttattagcGTTCCATACATTTGTTAACACAAAATAAGagcaaaaaaatgaacaaaataacaaaatatagaaacataaaaaaaaaatattataaatacatgtgatttatttatatattaaatgaaaaaattatataagtagttgtttcatatttttttataattccgaaattgtttaatatatggttcataaataatattcatacATAATGGAGTTATTGCtgtcatatttttttttataaatatatattaacataaagaaaattcattttaatttggaaattattttctatattttgttcTATGTTAATAGCAATAAAATAGCTAAATAAGtttaatcatatattattacatcattttttttatatgcttttacaattttatatttttttataaaaaggTGTATAAAGAAATCAATGTCACAAGACAGTGTGTTTAGTAAAAGTTCCAAAaggttaaaaaaaaataaaaaataaaaattgataaaaatgtagGTACAAATATagtataaaaacaaaagatcaaaaaataaaacacatTGATTTACATTTTACAGTTAAGATTTCGTTGCTTTTTCTCAATTCCAATTTCGCTTTCTTTTGAAAAGAAGACATTTTAAAGATtataacaaatatttaaatttggATATATCTTGATTTAATTGCATTACTAAGGAAggtaacatatttttagagttaattttaaaattcataaaaatattaatattcgAGATGATAATGCCAAATCCATATGATggaatttgtttttttttttgttttttttttaaataatttaactTGAGGAAATTTGAAGTAgctatatttttgttttgatTATTGGGTATAGATATATTGCGATTTTTTTGTGGTttgttaaataaattataattaagaaataaatataaccTCATATTcgttaaatttaaaaaataattattaaatagtATGGggaatattaatttataatttaacgAACAgcctattttatttaaatgttCATTTATAGCATcgtttatatttacattatgTATGTTATATTTACTACTTTCGGATAAATCattcttatatatttctactttctcaatattttctttaaaattttccaaattattgtgtgcatttttttcattattcaTATTGAATAGCTTGTTAATTATAGCATAGGGAATATCGgtcacttttttttcaaaccatctactattattattggaaatatttattcctTTATAATTccataaattttttgttaaggAAAAttctaaatttattaacaattgtatatcatttatatttagaTTAATAAAATTCCAAGGAAAAGGTTTTTCCAACTTTACTTCATCACGTATATTATTTCGAATAATATGCTGTGTGTTCCCCCCttctttttctatttcttcatcctgattgtttaatttttttctttttaatatatttttgagaTTAAGAACATATTTAGATATTggtattttataatttttattaaaataaaatgtgtaattcaaatgtatattatttattttattaatgtcataatatttttctttattaatatctttaaaataggataataaataagaataaaaacTTTTAGTATTAACGCGTTTGCTTGTACTATTCCCATTTTTGTCCAAagatatatttgaaaaactttttatagaaaaattattgtttGTATTAAAGTGAAAAATCAAAtcgattttattttttaaattaaaaaaagtgtttaaaaattttgtcttttcaaatatatttgaagaACACGCATTTAAAGAAAGTGAGCATTTAAATGTAGCCccataaatattatataatttattaagtAAAACATTATTggtttttctttttataaaataattatatttagaaattaaaaaattttgagtCATTTTACTAATTTTGGAATTGTTTCGGACTTTTGTATCTTCAGAAGGTAGCGAACTTTGGCTAGTTAATGTGCTACTGGATGTTTTcaaaaagtataaaaagttatgcaatatgttttttttaattttcacttttaattcaaaaattgtattatgaatttttttaatataaaaaatgaagaatttatttgtatgcAAATAATTGTAGATATCTTTTGTTTGTATAAAACcttttaaaatgttttgTTCTTTGTTGGAGTTATTTCTTTCactattttcttcatctttttttttacattgactgttaataatatttgtaaaatcATTTAAGCATGAATTATTAAGTTCTTTTTTGTAGactttatttgtattaaaaCCATAAATTGAATATGatggaaaattattttttagtttttcTATTTCTATTGTATcattaacaaaaattatatcataattatgtttattatttttgtaatttaaattttgaaaatattttattctgAACTTGTCAGAAAAATTTAAACTGTGTAAATACGAAAATGTCAAATTTATGCAAAATTCCAACATCGAATTAAAGCTTTTTGATATACTTGGAATAAACATCAtgcttttattttctacTAAGTCTATTTCTAATATATGCTTATTGATACTTTTGTCAAATGTTAGTCtaacatgtatatatttgaataaattagattttattaacaagtcatacattttttcatcCCAAACAAAAATCGAgctttcttttatattcatttttttttcaaacattttttttacctgatcacaatatttttttttttttacactTAGCTCGTATTGTAGTATATCCTTACTTAGGATATTTTCACGttcaaaaattatttcttttacaTTGTTTACgctactattttttatggttttttcttttatatttggtAGATTTATGGATAATTCAACATTTgatatttccttttttaataactCCTCTTTCCCCGTTTTTTCGCTGGTATATTCATCTTCTGTTTGCACACTTTTAGTTTCATTCTTTTTACCCACCTCTTTATAAACATTAACTTTTATACAGTTTTTATCAAGTATCACTTCGTtgacatatattattagtgtttttttatcattttcgttttttatttcatatttcaAAACAGTGGAGAAAATATGATTAGtttgaatataatattcatttataatttttattatttgattaATGTCTTTGTGTCTAATAGTGATTAAATTGTTACGTTTCaataaatttgataattCATTTTGATCGATTATTGtactattatttattataacattattaattatttcattattatcacCTGTAAAATTTGTTGCGGAATTTTTAAAGGAATGAAAATCCGAGTTTgttttgataattttatcattcACATTTTTTGTGTCTCGTATATAAACATGTTTAATCCTTTCccatatttcttttaatttatttgtattttcaaggtagaataatttatttaggtttacttttttatatttacattcttgattttcattatgataatttccatataatttattgcatatgttattatatcctatttttttgattttattacattttatattagctaaaatatatataagaataataagtattatatatttataaaaatgtgaaacatttttcatatttttcaattgaAATGCATAAAACGTTCTACAAAATATACAGGATGTTGTAAATGcatgtattattatatcagCATAAGTAAATGCTCATAAGTGtgtatgaatatatatataaaatgtatttttttttatatacatatgcaaATATGTTGTGTAAAATGTGTTCCCCAATTTATTGCtacataataaaatcataaaaaacaaaaaaacaaaaaaaattacatgTCACCAAATTTAATTACATCATTTAAGTACTTCCTTGAATTATCGTCACATTTTCGTATAGcctaattatttttttgttttctttaattttttttaataaaaatttataggagataaaataatttgtaatTCTCCcaaatttgataaaaaaattgttaataaatTCCTCCATTAATGTTATATTGtcaaattttaattaagcATAAAATTGAATCCCTTATGAAGcacttttttcttttctctTTTGTgattaacattttttttgtcacaaaaaaaatacatatcctgttaatataattaagaACAATTTTCAATTGCCCTAAATATCCCATAATTTTGTAAGCtcaattataaatattttttttttattcactATGACGATAATTCACCTagatacatatatgtatataatatatttatatatgcacatataatgttaattttccattttaaGCAAAAGATTGGGATAATAAAGTCGCAACAAGGGAAAAGAAACCCTGCACAAGtattataacaaaattttgttcataacattttcaaaaaaaaaaaaaaacgaaaaatagtaaatatgaaataatttgaGGAGACATTATCTAATATACACACCTTTATGTGCAATGATGAAACAACAGCttaaaatggaaataaacGAATTTAATAgtctaaaaaaattgtaaaacgATATAAAAACTTAAcactatttatttataaatttgaacatgtgtatatgaatttatatCCATTCTCTCAAAAAtgagaaaataaatttagcATACCTCAATTTTTGGATAacgataaaataaaattatatctaGTTATATTGAAtagtaatataaattataaaacttaattacattattttttaaaagccAATTATAAGAgaatatttgataaaatttttatcacatttattttacaaaatcaAATTACATTTCAATATCCTTTTAAACGTCCagttgtatatataaaattagcACATATCTAATactttttcaaatataagaaaaatttattgGAAATTTACagtttatttattccaaccaaattattttcacaatatataaatgaaaaaattgaagGCAATTCGTTTACAATTTCTTCAATTgatctatatttattcacaCAAAAGACATATCATATGTTATACTGCAACTtgattttctatatttctCTGACtagtatataattttatttccttaaattatttatatacgaATTGTGTACTAAGTTCTattcttcatttattttagtTCGCCATAAAgaatatgtttataattttgatcaaaatttttttctttgcctacgattttcattttcaaacTTCTTTGACATCCAATTTGAATATATCTTtgtttatttcattttttttatgtttcctttatatattcattgattggaataataaataattttttttttttcctaaTTCACAATTTTTGAACTTGTATAAAagaataattaatttttccaAAAGTATATTTGGTTCTTAATTGTTTAATTGTTTCATCAATAGTTTGCTTCAATTTTTCATCGTCTGTCGattcttttaataatataagatctttaattttttcatctgtaataataaaattttcactatcaatattatcaaaatcttgtataacaatattatttttactttttgatttatatttatcattattattttgagtATATTCTATTCCTTTATCTGCATCTAAAATTAAACCTTCATATATAGATCCTGAAGGACCGAAAGGTCCATTATTAATTGATggaatatttatcatactattactattatttcttATTCCATGtatttttcgatttttttcatattctagttgtttattatatttattgtttgaatatttcaaattatCATATGGAAAATTGACTTTACAAACATATCCCCAAGCTTCTTTCATTTCTTtagtataatttttaaaagaagcAATGTTATTACATGGTcctatataattttttggagcaatacaaatatgtttttcttttttttgatcAATTAAATCCCAATTATCAGGGCATGggaaattaaaattttggttactatttttattttttatggtTTGAATAAATGGCCAATGAACAAGAcaatttttagaaaaattcGATTTATCTTCTTTACTAAATGTAGATAAAGAAATTTGTTTAGCACATGGACCCTTATATTCTTTAGGAGCAACACAAATAGAATTATCTATTTGTGATACATTCCATCCAGTTGGACATAAAAAAGAATCAAAATTCTGTTCATTGTTTTGATAAATTGGCCATTCAatattacatttattttttaataatattttttcatttttatttaaattatctaaatataaaatatttttgcatGGACCCGTATAAGATTCAGGCCCTATACAACTTTTCTTGTCTGGActttttttccaatttaatggacataatatattataattttgttcataaCAAGGCCAATTAACATTACATATATCTccccatatttttttttcagatttagaaaaattagtaaaacttttttcttttacaCATATATCTTTATAACTTTTAGGAGcataacaaatattttttttttttaaaatccAATTTTCTGGACATTCTTTTGTAAAATCTTCTATACATTTTCCTACACAAGGCCATGATACATTacattttaatgaaaactcatatttattaattgctgtattattttcaaacgacactttttttttacatggTCCAACATAGTCATTTGGActtaaacaattttttccatCCCCAAAATTTATCCATCCCTCTGGGCATAATTCtgaataattaatattacatatttcTTCATCTGGATTTGGTAATTTGAGATTTATTGCTACTTTACCAAGTTCAATTGttatctttttctttaGCACTACAaattacaataaaaataaataaatatttgaagtgaaaaattgtttatacCATTTTGTgtaagtatataaatagataaaaaagaagataaATACATGACAAAAATAAGTTGGCAATATAAATAgctattttaatttaaccTCCAAGGGGAACCTTTTTCAAAGTTTTTGAAATGGAATTTATTAAGGAATCAGAAAACGAAAAACTGTCATTAAAATTACCctcaatattatttgcatttaaaatattaaaatttttatttttatcattactTAAAGAGtgtacaaaaaaaacatattccttatcaaatataaagaaagtCAATAAAAACATGAAATAAAACGATATATGTTGTAAAATCGACATTTCGacaattatttaaatatttcacaAATAGAGACAACaaatttacttttttatacTTCTCTATATTATGGgtatttatacaaatatatttttttgatttattaataaaagaaatgaaaattttaacaaaacttaaaataaaagtaaaaatatagacaCAACATAttaagcatatatatatacatacatatacaCACATACACGTGTTTAGAAAACCCGCATATATTGACCACCACTAAACGTTGCAAATACTGTTCGTAAATAAATCAAACGATAAgcaaaaaacataaaaaaaaatgtgtatatacaCTACGCTACAATTGTTTAATAGTACTTATTTAAACATACAAagaaaattg is from Plasmodium berghei ANKA genome assembly, chromosome: 14 and encodes:
- a CDS encoding CPW-WPC family protein; the protein is MFLLTFFIFDKEYVFFVHSLSNDKNKNFNILNANNIEGNFNDSFSFSDSLINSISKTLKKVPLGVLKKKITIELGKVAINLKLPNPDEEICNINYSELCPEGWINFGDGKNCLSPNDYVGPCKKKVSFENNTAINKYEFSLKCNVSWPCVGKCIEDFTKECPENWILKKKNICYAPKSYKDICVKEKSFTNFSKSEKKIWGDICNVNWPCYEQNYNILCPLNWKKSPDKKSCIGPESYTGPCKNILYLDNLNKNEKILLKNKCNIEWPIYQNNEQNFDSFLCPTGWNVSQIDNSICVAPKEYKGPCAKQISLSTFSKEDKSNFSKNCLVHWPFIQTIKNKNSNQNFNFPCPDNWDLIDQKKEKHICIAPKNYIGPCNNIASFKNYTKEMKEAWGYVCKVNFPYDNLKYSNNKYNKQLEYEKNRKIHGIRNNSNSMINIPSINNGPFGPSGSIYEGLILDADKGIEYTQNNNDKYKSKSKNNIVIQDFDNIDSENFIITDEKIKDLILLKESTDDEKLKQTIDETIKQLRTKYTFGKINYSFIQVQKL
- a CDS encoding protein TOC75, putative → MKNVSHFYKYIILIILIYILANIKCNKIKKIGYNNICNKLYGNYHNENQECKYKKVNLNKLFYLENTNKLKEIWERIKHVYIRDTKNVNDKIIKTNSDFHSFKNSATNFTGDNNEIINNVIINNSTIIDQNELSNLLKRNNLITIRHKDINQIIKIINEYYIQTNHIFSTVLKYEIKNENDKKTLIIYVNEVILDKNCIKVNVYKEVGKKNETKSVQTEDEYTSEKTGKEELLKKEISNVELSINLPNIKEKTIKNSSVNNVKEIIFERENILSKDILQYELSVKKKKYCDQVKKMFEKKMNIKESSIFVWDEKMYDLLIKSNLFKYIHVRLTFDKSINKHILEIDLVENKSMMFIPSISKSFNSMLEFCINLTFSYLHSLNFSDKFRIKYFQNLNYKNNKHNYDIIFVNDTIEIEKLKNNFPSYSIYGFNTNKVYKKELNNSCLNDFTNIINSQCKKKDEENSERNNSNKEQNILKGFIQTKDIYNYLHTNKFFIFYIKKIHNTIFELKVKIKKNILHNFLYFLKTSSSTLTSQSSLPSEDTKVRNNSKISKMTQNFLISKYNYFIKRKTNNVLLNKLYNIYGATFKCSLSLNACSSNIFEKTKFLNTFFNLKNKIDLIFHFNTNNNFSIKSFSNISLDKNGNSTSKRVNTKSFYSYLLSYFKDINKEKYYDINKINNIHLNYTFYFNKNYKIPISKYVLNLKNILKRKKLNNQDEEIEKEGGNTQHIIRNNIRDEVKLEKPFPWNFINLNINDIQLLINLEFSLTKNLWNYKGINISNNNSRWFEKKVTDIPYAIINKLFNMNNEKNAHNNLENFKENIEKVEIYKNDLSESSKYNIHNVNINDAINEHLNKIGCSLNYKLIFPILFNNYFLNLTNMRLYLFLNYNLFNKPQKNRNISIPNNQNKNIATSNFLKLNYLKKKQKKKQIPSYGFGIIISNINIFMNFKINSKNMLPSLVMQLNQDISKFKYLL